CCTCAAGAAAGGCTTCTTCCCAAAAGAACCCATGCTGGAGCTAGGCCCCAACTTGAGAACTTTCCCTTGCCGTCCAGTACCTTTCCCGTTCCGGTCATCAGGTGCAAAAGTGTCTTCCTCCAGATCACTATCCACTACCCGGTTTCTGGATATCCAATTGCTCTTTGCCTTCAAATCTGCTTCAATTCTGGATGCTTTCCAGGACATCTTAGGAACCTGCTTCTCTCCACCCACGCACAATGGGCATGCTGGGTCATATCTATCCTTTTCAGGTGTAATATGCTCCAAGCACTCGGCATGAAACACATGTCCACAGACAAGAACAGCAACCACAGATAGCTCACTAGTAGCAATTATTTTCTGGCTGCTCCATGAAGATCTCTCTGTCAAAAGCTTCAAGCATGCTCCACATGTTTGCATATCAACAGATGGAGGCACTGACAGCCGACTACTGGATCTGGTTAACTTTCCGCGGCTAGAATCCAAGCTCTCACTGTCAAAAGACCACCTTTCTCTTTGAGAAGATGCCACAAGCTCAGAAAAGGCACGCATGGACCAACCATCCGAAGGCCCTCCCTGGGAGCCCATTGTTGTGTCATTGCTGCACATAGAAAACGCAAATGATTGTCTTCCTTCAGACACTGAGCTGTTAGGTGATTTCAATCCAGGTATTCGGCTTACGGAGATCTGCCTCACAAGCTGGTGTCCTGGTGAACAGTTGGCCTGCGTTGATGGCCCTGAGTAGATAGGTGGAGTTTGGCTCGGAGATGATAAAGGGTCTGGTTTGGATATTGATGAAGAGGAAGTCAAAGCCTTTGACACTGAAGGATTGACAACTACAGATGATTCTCCTAAATCTTTCAcctacgaagaagaagatgcataGACGTCAAAATGAAGCCAAAAGCAGAGAGATCAGGTTCAGAAATCATGAAAAGCACCAGAAATGACgtccattcccccccccctacTTTGGTAGAGAACTACAGTTGATCCTACAGGAATTACTCACCATAGTAGACACAGCGTTTCCCATGGCTGAATCTGTTTCAAGCAGCAAAAAACATTAGATCAATGCAGCATCCAAAATCACACATGGGGTTTAGGTTAAAGCTCTAAACATTACTAAAACTAAGTTCATTAAGGGTGTAACAGAATATCATATGCAGATgattatttaaaattaaaataatcaaatcaaTCTTAAGTTAATTAGTAGAAAGCTTGCACTTTAAAATCACAGATTTAAAATTGGTAATGGAATAAAAGAATGAACAATTCTGTGCTCAAACAGTAatcattggaaaaaaatggtcatttatttatatttgggTACAACTGTATAACTAGTaaccaaagtggtgaactaaGAAGTTGTGACCTTTTTTTCTAATCgacccttgtctttttttttcccaaaaggtTATTTAATGCAGTATTTAATGTCGGGGTAAAGAGGTAAAGAAGGGTTTTCAATTTGAAAGTTATTTAAAGCAATATTTATGTAAAATAAACCCTcgttgaaaatatatatatatatatacatatatataatcttggacaaaaaatataaggttacaacttcttaaTTCACCGCTTTGGTTACAATA
This Macadamia integrifolia cultivar HAES 741 chromosome 10, SCU_Mint_v3, whole genome shotgun sequence DNA region includes the following protein-coding sequences:
- the LOC122091924 gene encoding uncharacterized protein LOC122091924 produces the protein MGSACCVAARDKTLPERTDSEVLQSNARYSPSWSSHWENQGHVIGEMDNQINQFSHGSSGNVGVERKDQRDMEMGDVSDGGSPREDFQTPTWEKFPVNEGTAVNLRNPASDSAMGNAVSTMVKDLGESSVVVNPSVSKALTSSSSISKPDPLSSPSQTPPIYSGPSTQANCSPGHQLVRQISVSRIPGLKSPNSSVSEGRQSFAFSMCSNDTTMGSQGGPSDGWSMRAFSELVASSQRERWSFDSESLDSSRGKLTRSSSRLSVPPSVDMQTCGACLKLLTERSSWSSQKIIATSELSVVAVLVCGHVFHAECLEHITPEKDRYDPACPLCVGGEKQVPKMSWKASRIEADLKAKSNWISRNRVVDSDLEEDTFAPDDRNGKGTGRQGKVLKLGPSSSMGSFGKKPFLRRHFSLGSNRSKSLSENDSSRRKGFWARYRKD